TTTCATGATTTGTTAACCTTAACAATGAAATAATTTACATAAATTAAATTTTTAATTGCATTTTGTTTATATCGCTTTTTCTACCCATCAAAAAAAGTATTGTATCCGGTTTCAATTTAAAATCTGCATCCGGCATTAAATAAAATTCATTTGTTAATACATCCTTAACTGCAATAAGTAAAATGTTAAACTTAGTTCTTAATTGAATTTTTTTTAAAGTATTACCAGCAAATTTATCCGGACAAGCATATTCAACAATTGAATAATCTTCAGATAAAGGAATTCTTTCTATTAAATTCGGTTCAGCCAATCTTGTTGCAATCCATTCTGCAATATCTCTCTCGGGAAAAATGATTTCTGTTGCACCCATTAGTTTTAGTATTTGGGCATGCATTTCATTATTTGCTTTTACAATAATATTTTTAACGCCAATTTCTTTAAGATGATTTACTGCTAAAATGCTGTCAAATTCATTTTCTCCTGTACTGATAATTGCAGTATCAATTGTTGCGTCAATAAATTCAGTTAAAACAATTTTATTTTTTATATCTCCAATAATTGAATCACTAACAATATTTTTAATTTTTTCAATTTGATTTGGATCTGAATCTATTGCTAAAACATTCTTTCCTTTTTCAGATAAATTGCGAGCAATATTAAAACCAAAATTTCCTAAACCTAATACAGCAAAGTTTTTCATTTTCAACTCCTATTATGAAATAAAAAGTTCTTCTTCGGGATATTTATAATGATTTCCATTTGACTTACTCAGAAAAATTAAACCAAGTGCAAAAGGTCCAATTCTACCAATTAACATTAAAATTGTAATATAAATTTTTCCAATTGGTGTAAGATTAAAAGTAATTCCAGTTGATAACCCAACTGTTCCAAATGCTGAAGTTGCTTCAAATAGTAATTTTATGAAGTCTGTGTTTTCAGAGATTGTTAATAGAATTGTAAAAATTATTACAGACGTAAATCCAATAAATACTTGACCAACTGACTTGTAAAAATTTTCAAAGTTAATACTTCTTTTAAAAACGGAAACATTTCTTTTATCTTTTATTAATGCAAATGAAAATATTGAAAGCAATGCAAACGAAATTGTTTTAATACCTCCAGCAGTACTTCCGGGTGACCCGCCTATAAACATTAAAATTACAAAAATGAAAAGACTTGAAGATGTTAACTGTCCAATATCAATTGAATTAAAACCAACTGTACTAGATGCCGAAATTGCTTGGAATGAACTGAAAAAAATATCGTCCAATAAATTTGAAGAAAACTTATTCCCTTCAATAAAAAAAACTAAAATGCTTCCTATTGCATACAAATAAAAAGAAGAGGAAATAACTAATTTTGATTGAAGTGTAAATTTATTATTGGTTGATGATTTTTTAAATTTCTCTAAGACATCAAATATTACAAAAAATCCTATCGCGCCAGAAATAACTAGAAAATTAGTGTTTATGTTTATTATCCAATTTGATTTATATGAAACGAAACTGTCTGCAAACAGTGAAAATCCAGCAGTGCAGAATGCTGATACTGAGTGAAAGATTGAAATGTATAGAGCATCTATAAAAGAATATTTTTCAATAAAAACAATGAAATAAAATATTGTTCCAATAATCTCAATCACAGATGCATAAGTAACAATTAATTTTCCAAAACCTATTAAGTTTATATTCGGCAATCTAGAAATAGATTCTCGTAAAAATTTTTTACTACTAATTGAAAACTTATTGCTGGTTATCATTACAATTATTACATAAATTGCCATGTAGCCTATACCACCGATTTGAATTAAAACTAAAATTATTATCTGTCCAAATAGAGAATAATAAGTACCTGTATCAACAACAATTAAACCTGTTGTTGAAATAGCTGAAGTGGCAGTAAATAATGAATCAATAAAATTTTGTGATGTTTGTTGACTTGATGAAATTGGAAGCATTAGTAAAAATGCACCAACTAAAATTATAACAATGTAGCCAAGACTAAGCGTTTGTACTGGAGTAAATTTTATATTGAATTTCTTTAACACTTCTATGATAATTTTTTATCATAGTTAGACAAGTTTGATGCCATTTAAAAAGTTCAAAAGACTTGCTGAAACGCAATAAAATCAATGTATATTTTTATAAATTTTACAGCTCTATTCTATTATGAAAATTATTTTTCAAAATGAAAAAGATTAAGCGATTGGTAGTGTGAAATGAAATTTGGATCCTTTATTAATTGAACTTTCCACCCAAATTTTACCACCTTGAGTTTCAACCATTTCTTTTGCAATAGATAATCCTAATCCGGTTCCTTTCTTTTTATCTGATCTTACAAATTTCTTAAATATATTTTCAATATCGTCTTGCGATATTCCAGATCCATTATCAATAACAGAAAACATTAAATAGTTTTCAAGTTTTTCTAATGTAATTTTAATCTTTCCGTGTAAAGAAGAATATCTAATTGCATTTGTTAATAAGTTTACTAATATCCAAACAGATTTTTCTTTATCCGCTTTTATTTGAGGTGGGTTTTCTAATAATTCAAAATCAAGTTCAATTTCCTTTTCTGAAAATAATATCATTAATGCAGAAATTGCCAAATCAATTAACTGTATCGGATCTGTTTTCTCAATTATTAAATTTATTCTTCCGGTTTCTACTTGTGTAAAATCCAGCAATTCATTTACCACTCTTAACAGTTTTCTATTCTGTAGAGAAATTGATTCAACTAATTTTTTCTGTTCTTCATTTAATGTACCTAATCTAATATCATTCAATAATTTCAAACTCAAATTAACTGATGAGATTGGGGTTTTCAATTCATGAGAAATTGTTGCAATTAAATTAGTTTTCGCTAAATCTTTTTCTTTAAATAAAGTAACATTATTAAAAATTAAAACTGTTCCCTTTATTTCATTTTTATTGTTTAATGCTTTTTCAAGTTTAACCTCTATTTTATCAAGATTAAAGAACTGTTTAGTTTCGTCATCAAATATTTCAATTTGTTTATTGTTTTTATTTTCAGAGAATATTTCATTACAATAAATATCCAATTTTGCTGAATGTTTTTTTAAATCAAAAATATTTTTATTTATGACTGGTATATTCTCTGTAAATAATAATTTTTGAGCTTTGGAATTTATTAAAATAATATTATTGTTTTCATCAAGAAGTATAATCCCGTCATTCAAACCATAAACCAAACTTTCAATTCTTTTCTTTTCGAATAATTTCTGATCAATATGCTGTTCTTCAAATTCCTTTAGTCTTTCCGCCATTAAGTTAAACGCATTTGTTAGTGAACCTATTTCATCTGTTGATTTGAAATTAATTTTTTGATCAAAACTTTTTGCAGAAATTGCTTTTATTTTAGATGTAAGTTCTACGATAGGTTTTATTATATAATTTGGAAACTTTATTAAAAAAAATAATATTATTATTAAACTGCTGAATGAAATAATTGACATCAGCGATATTACTTCTTTCGATGTATTTTCAGCAATGTCATTTTTCCGTACTATGCTGTTCATATTTAGATTATAAATATCACTAATTATTTTTCTCATCGAAATAATTTTTGTTTCAAGATTTTCTACCAATAAATTTTCATCATTCTGATTTTCTGAAATTACTTTTTTACAATCAAAAAAAAACATTTCTAATTGTTTAACAAGTTCCTGTTCACCCTTTTCTGTAATATTGTTTTTTTGTCGGTGTAATAAAATGCTGAAATTAGAAATGTGTTTTAATAATGAATCTTGATTAATAAAATTATGATCAAGTTTTCGTATTTTTTTTAAATTATATATGTCTTCAATTTTACTTAATTCTTCAAACATTAAAAATGAATAATCAATTGAATGATAATTATCTTTTATTATTGCTCGTGAGTCTTGAGATAGTTTATTTAACGAATAAATGCCGAATAAACTAAGAGCAATAATTGTTATAATAATTATTGAAAAACTGACGAATATTTTTGTTTTAAGTGATAACATTAATCTTGTTTTATTTCATATTGCTCAATTTTTCTGTACAACGTTGTTAATCCTATTCCCAATAGATCAGCTGCTTTATTTTTGTTATTCTGTGTTAATGCAAGTACTTCCTGAATATGTTTTTTTTCTAGATCATTTATTGACAATGTATTATTCGACATGGTAAAATCATCATGTTGGAAAAAGAATTCTTGAGGTAAATATCTTGATTGAATGTTTCCATTTTCTGAAAGTATAACTACTCTTTCACAAACATTTCTTAATTCTCTTACATTCCCTGGAAATGGATACATTATAAGTTTAATATGAAAATCCGGATCAATATTAAATATTGGTTTATTAAATTTCTTTGAGAACTGAGAAATAAAATATTCAGCAAGAATCGTAATGTCTTCTTTTCTTTCACGTAATGGTGGCAAGTTCAATATAAATGTACTAATTCTGTAAAACAAATCTTTCCTGAACATCTCCTTTTTAATTTCTTCATCAAGATTTTTATTCGTTGCTGAAATAATTCTTACGTCAACTTGCGTTTCTTTTAAATCACCTGGTTTTATAAAAGTATTTGTTTCGAGAACCCTGAGTAATTTCGCTTGCAGATTAATCGACATTTCACTTATTTCATCTAAAAATAAGGTTCCTCCATCAGCTTCTTCAAAAAGTCCTTTTTTATTTGAAATGGCACCTGTAAAAGCACCTTTCTTATAGCCAAATAACTCCGATTCCAAAATATCTTTCGGAATACTGCTGCAATTTATTGCAACAAATTGTTTATCAGCTCTATAACTTTCATAATGAATTGCCTGCGCAAAAACTTCTTTTCCGGTTCCGGTTTCACCGGTTATTAAAATAGTTGTATCAGAATCCGTAAATTTTTTTGCTAGTGAAATGTTTTCTTTAATTGAGGTTGAACATCCAATAATATTTTCATACTTAAATTTGTTTCTAATTTTACTTTCAAGTTTATTTAATTTTGATGATAAACGAAATTTATCCATTGCTTTTTCAATCGTCGGAATAATTTTTTCATCATCATCTCCTTTTGTAATATAGTCAAACGCCCCAAGTTTTATCGATTTAACACCGTCATTAATTTTACCATAAGCTGTCAATATTATTATTTCGACAAATGGGTTTTTCTTCTTTATGATTGGGATAAATTCAATACTATTAATTTCATTTAGTCTTACGTCCAGAACAATTACATGAATATCTTCTTCAGTTATAATTTTCAATCCGTCATCAATATTTTCCGCACAAAATGAATTATAATTTTCCAAAGTCAATAATTTTGATAACAGATTTCTAATTTCCAGCTGATCGTCAATTACTAATATATTTCCTTTATTCATTGGATTATCTACTAAAATAAAATGTTTTCATTATGAATTAGAAATAATATAATCAATATTTATGCCTATTGGAAAAGTAAGTTTGTTTAACATTTTGAATAAATATCAGTTTATTTTTTTCATTTTGAAAATATTTTATTCAATTTGGAAATTGATTTAATATCTTTATTATGTTTTAAGACAATAAATATATTTATATGGTTAAGGATGATAAAACTAACACTTTAATTTTTCTATATCGCTGCAACTTCCATTTCCATATTTTTTTCATCTTTGTATGGAACACATTTTTCAAAATTACTGCTTAAATCTCCACTTAAAAATTCAACTGCATCTTTCATATTCAATATAACTGGCATTCTGTTGTGAATTTTTTTCATAAATTCATTCGGTTCGGTCGTAATTAATGAAATAGTTTTTTTACCTTCTTTATCCTTGTTAAATAAACCTGGAACGAAAAACATTTCGTCATTTTTTAAAAATATTCTGTATGGAATTTTCTTATTTTTTTCTTTTTTCCATTCATAAAAAGCTGACATTGGAATTATACATCTATTTCTATCAAACAACATTTTCCAAAATTGTTTTGATGAAATAGTTTCAATTCTTGAATTGAAAATTAGTGGTGATTCTTCTGAAAATTTTATTCCCCATTTATTTGTTTCAGCTAAATGATCAGAATCATTCTTCAATATTGTAACAATGGTATTAGTTGGAGCAATATTTTCTTTTTTTCGCAATTTATCAATTGTTCTAAAAAATACATTAATATTGAACTCTGCAAATTTTTCCATCATCCAATCTTCACGGACTTTATTCTCAAATCTCCCGCACATAATTTTCCCTTTCTTAAAGTCTTTAAGACAAATTTAAAAAATAAATCAGATAAATAAATGGCAAGATTTGGGATGGATTTTAAACGTAGATAATTTTAGAAGGGTTATTGTTTTGCTAATAAATATTTATTATTCTATATTGCCATACTTTTCTTTTCACCACACACTAAACATATTTCTCTGTGAACACAAATGATGTTTCCGCATTTTGAACAACTCCATTTCTTTTTTTCATTTTGAATAAATTTTTTAATACCAATTTCTTTGATAGTATTTAAATTCTCAATCATGCTCATTCCATATTTTGTTCTATAGCGTTTATCAAGATTCCTAATTCTTTTACATGGATATTTTGCACATGTATAACAGAATTTAGATTTATCATTTAATAAGAATTCGCAATTTTTTATAGAACATGTAAAACAATGATTCGACTTATTTAAACTAGTTGATTGGCAACCAGCACATTTATTTTTAATTCGTTGATAGCCAATACAGAGCCCACAATTCATTCCGCATGGTGCTATCATTGAAGAAGTTAAATTAATATTTATTTTCATACTTGAATTTAAATTTTTTTCAAACTTTCTGATTTCAAACCAAACCCAAATTAGCGAAGCAGTTTACCCCGATTCATCGGTTTCGGGAACATGCCCCGCTTGTTTTTACGGGGATTTGTTGGCTATGCAATTATTTAAATGTGTTAAATAACTGTTAAATGAATTATAATTAGCCAATTATTATTTACTTTCTCTAAAACAAGTAAATTTCTTCCTATAGCTTTTTGTCCATTATTTGTTGCTTCGTATTTACAAGTAAGCGTTGCAAGTTTACATGAATAATTAATTGATAGGATTTCAATACTATCAATATGCCCTCCCATATTCATACCGTTTTGAAAATTCTCAATTAATCGGTCTCTACCTTTTGCTACTAATCCTTTTACGTGGGGAGAAATATATTCAGCATTTTCACTATATAACGATATAAGATTTTTTGCGTCACCTCCATTGTAAGCTTCAATCCATTTTTGCAAATTATTTTGAAAAGCAATTTTAAGTGAATCAGCAACTAATTCATTTTCAATACTAGTTTGTGCAGTTATTGAATAATGTAAATAAAATACAATAAAAAAAATGAATAATACTTTCATACCTGAACTCTTATATTTTTAAATAATACTATTACATTGCCTAAAAGTGTGGCTCCGTTATCCGTTAGTTAACAGAAACGGATAACCAGTCAGCACAAAATTACAATTTTTAAATAACGATTGGTTAATTTTACAAAGTAGTTTTTAATTTTATTTTACTAAAAACTGCGACTCACTTTTCTTAATTGCACTTCACTTTAACAAAAAACTAAAACTTGCCTGCTGCAAGCAGGTTTAATTTCCAACTTTCTGTTTACAACCCAAACCAGTATTTAGCTTACACGCCTTGGTGAGTAAAGCTATCAGGTTGAAGTTGGTAAGGAGTAACTCTAATTTGACTTTGAATTTTGTCGTAATAAACTAATAGTTGTAAAAATGGCTGAAATACTAAAAAGAACAAAAAGAAGTAATCCCATAACTACAACGCCCCATTCTTCTAACAGATCTGGTTCGCGGTTCTGATATATATCCAGCAATGAGAGCACCACAACGATTAAATATACGACCGAGATTATACCTAATACTAGGGTTACTACTATACTTGTTCTATGATTTTGCATAACTCCTCATAAATTGATATTAGTTGATGGTAATTTTCATCTTGAATAATACCTATCAATTATAAGTCTAATTCTATTTCTATTAAATCGTTGAACAAAAACCGGATAGAGATTCATTATTACATTAAATATCGTTAGCCAAAGCACAAATTGAATGTCTCTTAAAATTCCAAATAAAATTGCTAACAAAACATTAAGTCCAATTCCAAGAGCATGACCTTGTTCAGATTCAATCATTTGCTTATTTAAGTCTTCAACTGCAGAAAGACTCTTACCTTTTAAAATAATTTTTCTTGTTGAAATGGGAATAGGATATTTTTGCAAAACTTTCTTGAATCTTATAACTCCGATAGATTTATAAATTTTTGAAGAATATTCAATTGGTAGAATTTTTAAATGCTTTATTAATCGAATATTCATTAATCTTGTGACTAAAGTTATAAATACCACTGAAAGACCAGTCAGCCAAAATGAATCCAGTATTATTCCGAATAAATTTCTGTTTAATTCATTATTCAAATATAAAACCAATATCAACAGATATAAAAGAATTAATAAAAATCCAAGAAGGCGTTTCATCTTTTCATAAATCCTAATTTTTAAATACAAACTACATGGCTCAGTTGCTAGTGGATTTCTAATTTTTACTCTACTTTTACAAACTTGCATTGAGCATGTCGAAATGATACTAAAATTTACTTTCTAGCTTAAATCGTAAACAAGCTTGTTACTTTTCATCGATGTAGGGTTGCCTGCACTTCTTGTTTTACTGCTATTTACCGGTTATTTTTTTATTTTTTTAAATTTATAATTATTGTTCTACAAGTTGATCATCTTGATGTGAGCCATGATAATGCACTATTTTCCAGTTCTTACCTTCTCTTCTGCAGACAATTGTTATAGCTCCTTTGTTAAAATATTGGCTTTTATTCTTATCTTTCTTGGTACCATACCATTTATATAAAACACTGACAACTCCAGAATTTTCACTTAATATTGTACATCGGATCTCTTCAATTTCATGTTTGTAGTTTAAGTGTTCTTCTGCTTCATGCTGCATACTACCAAATGTAACTTCTTCCCATTTATTAAAGCTTGGGACATAAAAACCATCACTAATTAATGTAAAATCATTTGTTTTTGAAAATAATTTTAATGAGCCTTTTGGATCGAAAGGTGGTTCCCAACTTTTTAGGTAGTTGATTGCTATATTTTTTAATGAATCACTAACTGCAAAATTGTATTCCTTTATTGAATTTTCAGATGTTCGCTCACATGATAACAATATGAATGTTATAACAACCAGAATTAAATATCTCATTTATTGTTCTCCACATTTATTTCTATTTTGACTTTTCATTTTTTGTATTTAATAAGGCATATCGATATGGCCCCATTTTCCGTAAGCTATACAATTATCTTCACTTTAACAAACCTGCATTCAGCTTGCCGCAATTCATCTGGAGTCTGGTTGCTTTCCGCGTTTGCTTTTGCGGGGATTTGTTTGATAAACGAATTTTTTATTTCCATTTACCAATTGCAAAATAACTAAAATCACAATAACCTTCCCAATTCATATAAAATCTTGCACTTGAATTTGTGATATTATCAACACCTAATGCATTTTGTCTAACTATTAAATCCATAAGTATTTTGGGCGGATCTATAAAACTAACTGGAAACTCAAGAGTTACTCCATTCATATTTGTTCTCCCGTTCCCCCAGCACATTTGTAAACTATCGATTCTTAAATAATTTTCATTTGTTTCAGGCTGACTAGCTATTAACATTTGAATTGTTTGCGCTTGGTTCTCAATTAACCTTTCTAATTCTGAATTCAAAGAATCTGAATATTGTTTTTGTGATAAATTTAATGAATCAATAATTTCTTGTTGCCTAGTTAACTGAAAAAGTAACGTTTTAATTAATTCTTTTTGATTTTCTTGTTCAATTTTTTGACTTTCTAATTCATCTTCTAACTTATTCAATTTATCTTCTAAAGGATTTTCACAATTTACAAATAATATAGTAGTTAATACGATTAACTTAATTTTTAATATTTGATACATTATTCCTCCTAGACAATAATTGTAAATTAATTTTTTCAAACATACTAAGTCACTTTACCCCTTTATTTTACTTCACTAAAAGCATCTTCTTTGTTTGAGTAAATTCTCCTGCTTGAAGTTTATAAAAATATACTCCAGTTGGAAAATCACTTGCATGAAACTCAATATGATAACTTCCTACACTTTGTAGATTATCGACCAAGGTTTTAACTTTTTCACCAAGTATATTATAAATAATTAATCTTACTTTTGTTTGTTCACTATTCACATTTATTGGGATTGTATAGTTAATTCTTGTTGTTGGATTAAAAGGATTTGGATAATTTTGGGATAATATAAACTCAATTGGATTTACAATTTCTTTTTTTTGAATCGACGTA
The nucleotide sequence above comes from Ignavibacteriota bacterium. Encoded proteins:
- a CDS encoding Trk family potassium uptake protein, yielding MLKKFNIKFTPVQTLSLGYIVIILVGAFLLMLPISSSQQTSQNFIDSLFTATSAISTTGLIVVDTGTYYSLFGQIIILVLIQIGGIGYMAIYVIIVMITSNKFSISSKKFLRESISRLPNINLIGFGKLIVTYASVIEIIGTIFYFIVFIEKYSFIDALYISIFHSVSAFCTAGFSLFADSFVSYKSNWIININTNFLVISGAIGFFVIFDVLEKFKKSSTNNKFTLQSKLVISSSFYLYAIGSILVFFIEGNKFSSNLLDDIFFSSFQAISASSTVGFNSIDIGQLTSSSLFIFVILMFIGGSPGSTAGGIKTISFALLSIFSFALIKDKRNVSVFKRSINFENFYKSVGQVFIGFTSVIIFTILLTISENTDFIKLLFEATSAFGTVGLSTGITFNLTPIGKIYITILMLIGRIGPFALGLIFLSKSNGNHYKYPEEELFIS
- a CDS encoding nuclear transport factor 2 family protein, with the protein product MRYLILVVITFILLSCERTSENSIKEYNFAVSDSLKNIAINYLKSWEPPFDPKGSLKLFSKTNDFTLISDGFYVPSFNKWEEVTFGSMQHEAEEHLNYKHEIEEIRCTILSENSGVVSVLYKWYGTKKDKNKSQYFNKGAITIVCRREGKNWKIVHYHGSHQDDQLVEQ
- a CDS encoding sigma-54-dependent Fis family transcriptional regulator; its protein translation is MNKGNILVIDDQLEIRNLLSKLLTLENYNSFCAENIDDGLKIITEEDIHVIVLDVRLNEINSIEFIPIIKKKNPFVEIIILTAYGKINDGVKSIKLGAFDYITKGDDDEKIIPTIEKAMDKFRLSSKLNKLESKIRNKFKYENIIGCSTSIKENISLAKKFTDSDTTILITGETGTGKEVFAQAIHYESYRADKQFVAINCSSIPKDILESELFGYKKGAFTGAISNKKGLFEEADGGTLFLDEISEMSINLQAKLLRVLETNTFIKPGDLKETQVDVRIISATNKNLDEEIKKEMFRKDLFYRISTFILNLPPLRERKEDITILAEYFISQFSKKFNKPIFNIDPDFHIKLIMYPFPGNVRELRNVCERVVILSENGNIQSRYLPQEFFFQHDDFTMSNNTLSINDLEKKHIQEVLALTQNNKNKAADLLGIGLTTLYRKIEQYEIKQD
- a CDS encoding HAMP domain-containing protein, encoding MLSLKTKIFVSFSIIIITIIALSLFGIYSLNKLSQDSRAIIKDNYHSIDYSFLMFEELSKIEDIYNLKKIRKLDHNFINQDSLLKHISNFSILLHRQKNNITEKGEQELVKQLEMFFFDCKKVISENQNDENLLVENLETKIISMRKIISDIYNLNMNSIVRKNDIAENTSKEVISLMSIISFSSLIIILFFLIKFPNYIIKPIVELTSKIKAISAKSFDQKINFKSTDEIGSLTNAFNLMAERLKEFEEQHIDQKLFEKKRIESLVYGLNDGIILLDENNNIILINSKAQKLLFTENIPVINKNIFDLKKHSAKLDIYCNEIFSENKNNKQIEIFDDETKQFFNLDKIEVKLEKALNNKNEIKGTVLIFNNVTLFKEKDLAKTNLIATISHELKTPISSVNLSLKLLNDIRLGTLNEEQKKLVESISLQNRKLLRVVNELLDFTQVETGRINLIIEKTDPIQLIDLAISALMILFSEKEIELDFELLENPPQIKADKEKSVWILVNLLTNAIRYSSLHGKIKITLEKLENYLMFSVIDNGSGISQDDIENIFKKFVRSDKKKGTGLGLSIAKEMVETQGGKIWVESSINKGSKFHFTLPIA
- a CDS encoding DUF4440 domain-containing protein, with translation MKVLFIFFIVFYLHYSITAQTSIENELVADSLKIAFQNNLQKWIEAYNGGDAKNLISLYSENAEYISPHVKGLVAKGRDRLIENFQNGMNMGGHIDSIEILSINYSCKLATLTCKYEATNNGQKAIGRNLLVLEKVNNNWLIIIHLTVI
- a CDS encoding DUF3795 domain-containing protein; the encoded protein is MKININLTSSMIAPCGMNCGLCIGYQRIKNKCAGCQSTSLNKSNHCFTCSIKNCEFLLNDKSKFCYTCAKYPCKRIRNLDKRYRTKYGMSMIENLNTIKEIGIKKFIQNEKKKWSCSKCGNIICVHREICLVCGEKKSMAI
- a CDS encoding TrkA family potassium uptake protein, translating into MKNFAVLGLGNFGFNIARNLSEKGKNVLAIDSDPNQIEKIKNIVSDSIIGDIKNKIVLTEFIDATIDTAIISTGENEFDSILAVNHLKEIGVKNIIVKANNEMHAQILKLMGATEIIFPERDIAEWIATRLAEPNLIERIPLSEDYSIVEYACPDKFAGNTLKKIQLRTKFNILLIAVKDVLTNEFYLMPDADFKLKPDTILFLMGRKSDINKMQLKI
- a CDS encoding SOS response-associated peptidase — protein: MCGRFENKVREDWMMEKFAEFNINVFFRTIDKLRKKENIAPTNTIVTILKNDSDHLAETNKWGIKFSEESPLIFNSRIETISSKQFWKMLFDRNRCIIPMSAFYEWKKEKNKKIPYRIFLKNDEMFFVPGLFNKDKEGKKTISLITTEPNEFMKKIHNRMPVILNMKDAVEFLSGDLSSNFEKCVPYKDEKNMEMEVAAI